The Sphingopyxis fribergensis genome contains a region encoding:
- a CDS encoding M16 family metallopeptidase, producing MPRFHRFALALAVTTSLVAAGPAFAKAKAASPAPIADLVKAVDIPYEAFTLDNGLRVIVHEDRKAPVVAVSVWYRVGSKHEPKGKTGFAHLFEHLMFNGSENSPGDFFEPLQQVGATDSNGTTNVDRTNYFETVPTGALDRALFLESDRMGHLLGAVTQEKLDNQRGVVQNEKRQGDNNPYGLLRYEIFENLFPTGHPYHHSTIGSMADLDAASLGDVKKWFTDNYGPNNAVLVLAGDVNVATAKAKVQEWFGDIPRGPEVKAPPTAIPTLPAPLAKEVKDLVPTTRLYRMWAIPGLNDAEGVPLQMATAVLGGLSSSRLDNAMVRKDPVAVSVAAFAQTFEDAGILLVQADVKQGVDPAVVGRKLDEEIAKFLETGPTADELQRAAASYLGGTIAGLESVGGFGGKAVTLAEGALYSNNPAYYKVELDRLAKSTPEQVAAVARKWMSRPAFSLTYTPGERTEGGENRGGAVTGGKVTAAVEPDRYWNPALGDIGPDTGIGGASSFADRSQLPAVADLTALDFPAIERTRLKNGVEVVFARRTTVPTVNVAVSFDAGYAADPHSALGTQSLMLSMMDEGTTNLDSIAFAEAKERLGAQIDASANADETVFSLFALKPNLQASLGLLADYIRNPAFDAKELERVRAQQLNRLKAELNNPNAIASRVLMPVLYGADHPYGIPPSGLGDAKSVAAVTRDQLAAFHSTWIRPDTARVFVVGDTTLAEVKKQLDATLGQWQAPTTAKPVKHFEVVIPAPKPRILLFDRPKSPQSVILAGKVLDAKGGDKLEVLRSANDIFGGNFLSRFNTNLRETKGWSYGVRSRISGDQDRLTWVAVAPVQADRTGDSIKELQSDLKGFLGDRGVTKEELERTINGSVRELPGSFETSGDVLGGLRQIVKFGRPDTYYETLPATYEAMTAPEIDAAARKALSTDDLVYVVVGDAAVVKPQLDGLGLPVETVSLDN from the coding sequence ATGCCCCGTTTCCATCGTTTCGCCCTCGCTCTGGCGGTGACAACGTCGCTTGTCGCCGCGGGTCCCGCATTCGCCAAGGCGAAGGCCGCCAGCCCCGCTCCGATCGCCGACCTCGTGAAGGCGGTCGATATTCCCTATGAAGCCTTCACACTCGACAACGGCCTGCGCGTGATCGTGCACGAGGACCGCAAGGCGCCCGTCGTCGCGGTGTCCGTGTGGTATCGCGTCGGGTCGAAGCACGAGCCCAAGGGCAAGACGGGCTTTGCGCATCTGTTCGAACATCTGATGTTCAACGGGTCGGAAAATTCGCCCGGCGACTTTTTCGAACCGCTGCAACAGGTCGGCGCGACCGACAGCAACGGCACGACCAACGTCGACCGCACCAATTATTTCGAGACCGTGCCGACCGGCGCGCTCGACCGCGCACTGTTCCTCGAAAGCGACCGCATGGGGCATCTGCTCGGCGCGGTGACGCAGGAAAAGCTCGATAACCAGCGCGGCGTCGTCCAGAATGAAAAGCGCCAGGGCGACAACAATCCCTATGGCCTGCTGCGGTACGAGATTTTCGAAAATCTCTTCCCGACCGGGCACCCCTATCACCACAGCACGATCGGTTCGATGGCCGACCTCGACGCCGCGAGCCTTGGCGACGTGAAGAAGTGGTTCACCGACAATTACGGCCCGAACAATGCCGTTCTGGTGCTCGCGGGCGACGTGAATGTCGCGACGGCGAAAGCCAAGGTGCAGGAATGGTTCGGCGATATTCCGCGCGGTCCCGAAGTGAAGGCACCGCCGACGGCGATCCCGACCTTGCCCGCCCCGCTTGCGAAGGAGGTGAAGGACCTCGTCCCGACGACGCGCCTCTATCGCATGTGGGCGATCCCCGGCCTCAACGATGCGGAAGGCGTCCCGTTGCAGATGGCGACCGCGGTGCTCGGCGGCCTGTCCTCGTCGCGGCTCGACAATGCGATGGTGCGCAAGGACCCGGTCGCGGTCAGCGTCGCCGCCTTTGCCCAGACGTTCGAAGACGCCGGCATCCTACTGGTCCAGGCCGATGTGAAACAGGGCGTCGATCCCGCGGTCGTCGGCCGGAAACTCGATGAGGAAATCGCCAAATTCCTCGAAACCGGCCCGACGGCCGACGAACTTCAGCGTGCGGCGGCAAGTTACCTTGGCGGCACCATCGCCGGCCTCGAGTCGGTTGGCGGCTTTGGCGGCAAGGCGGTGACGCTGGCCGAGGGCGCGCTCTATTCGAACAATCCGGCCTATTACAAGGTCGAGCTGGACCGGTTGGCGAAGTCGACCCCCGAACAGGTTGCAGCGGTCGCGCGCAAATGGATGTCGCGCCCCGCCTTCTCGCTGACCTACACCCCCGGCGAACGCACCGAGGGCGGCGAGAATCGCGGCGGCGCGGTGACGGGCGGCAAGGTGACCGCGGCGGTCGAACCCGACCGTTACTGGAATCCGGCGCTCGGCGACATCGGGCCCGACACGGGGATTGGCGGCGCGTCGTCCTTTGCCGATCGTTCGCAGCTTCCCGCGGTCGCCGATCTGACCGCGCTCGACTTTCCCGCAATCGAACGCACCAGGCTGAAAAATGGCGTCGAGGTCGTTTTTGCGCGCCGCACGACGGTGCCGACGGTCAATGTCGCTGTCAGCTTCGACGCGGGCTATGCCGCCGACCCGCACAGCGCGCTTGGCACCCAGTCGCTGATGCTCAGCATGATGGATGAAGGCACGACCAACCTTGATTCGATCGCTTTCGCAGAGGCCAAGGAACGGCTGGGCGCGCAGATCGATGCGAGTGCCAATGCCGACGAAACGGTGTTCAGCCTGTTCGCGCTCAAGCCCAATTTGCAGGCGTCGCTCGGCCTGCTCGCCGACTATATCCGCAATCCGGCGTTCGACGCCAAGGAACTCGAGCGGGTGCGCGCGCAGCAGCTCAACCGGCTGAAGGCTGAACTCAATAACCCCAATGCGATCGCGTCGCGCGTGCTGATGCCGGTGCTGTACGGCGCCGACCATCCCTATGGCATCCCGCCTTCGGGTCTCGGCGATGCGAAGTCGGTCGCGGCGGTGACGCGCGATCAACTCGCGGCTTTCCATTCGACGTGGATTCGCCCTGACACTGCGCGCGTCTTCGTGGTCGGCGATACGACGCTCGCCGAGGTGAAGAAGCAGCTCGACGCGACGCTGGGCCAGTGGCAGGCCCCGACAACCGCGAAGCCGGTCAAGCATTTCGAGGTCGTGATCCCGGCGCCGAAGCCGCGCATCCTGCTCTTCGACCGGCCCAAGTCGCCGCAGTCGGTGATCCTCGCCGGCAAGGTGCTCGACGCCAAGGGTGGCGACAAGCTGGAGGTTCTGCGGTCGGCGAACGATATTTTCGGTGGCAATTTCCTGTCGCGCTTCAACACCAATTTGCGCGAGACCAAGGGCTGGTCCTATGGCGTGCGCAGCCGCATCTCGGGCGATCAGGACCGGCTGACCTGGGTTGCCGTGGCGCCGGTGCAGGCCGACCGGACGGGCGATTCGATCAAGGAGCTGCAGAGCGATCTCAAGGGCTTCCTCGGCGACAGGGGCGTGACGAAGGAAGAATTGGAGCGCACGATCAACGGCAGCGTTCGCGAACTGCCCGGCAGCTTCGAGACGTCGGGCGACGTGCTCGGCGGGCTTCGCCAGATCGTGAAGTTCGGCCGCCCCGACACTTATTACGAGACGCTGCCCGCAACCTATGAAGCGATGACCGCGCCCGAAATCGACGCCGCGGCGCGAAAGGCGCTCAGCACCGACGATCTCGTCTATGTCGTCGTCGGCGATGCTGCGGTGGTAAAACCGCAGCTTGACGGATTGGGTCTGCCGGTGGAAACGGTGTCCCTCGATAACTAA
- a CDS encoding acylase: protein MLRRILLGFLLLLVVTAASLALWEPLTAEAPAAPAFKPTDVRIARDKFGVPHIFGKTDADVAYGVAYAHSEDDFATLQEVLAMTRGRAGAILGEDGAKIDYAEALLGVRATSARDWPRLPADVRALFTAYAAGLNHYADKHPGEVRLSGLFPVTGEDVVAGFVLRSPFFFGLDSVLGSLVEDKALSREGGPALDATGKLVPRELTPVGTDPANNGSNGMAVAPARSTDGATRLVSNSHQPWTGGVAWYELVVHSGEGWDFAGANFPGSPYPFLGHNKYLGWTNTVNRPDLIDVYKLTLDESGEKYRFDGAWRPLEEKRIWLKVKVGPFVLPIPRTIYRSVHGPVVKNEKGAFAIRYAGIDQANMVTQYYRLNKAKDFAEWRAAMAGQGVPATNFIYADAKGNIGLFYNAMFPDRPAGFNWRGVLPGDTSADLWTKTLPFDRVPALVNPRSGYVMNANNTPWVAAGPGDELDAAAFSPLLGIEDDMTNRATRLIELFEASGQIDAARLRAIKYDTAYAKTGYAKAWMNRLLALDTKDDPALAQAQRLLREWDWNLDGRGKGDALALMVLRPANGRHYQRRAAPDPRTVLKETVAHLQEYFGGLDPKLGTVLRLRHGEGANRVDLPLDGGNDTVRASTLWDAEPDGRLKVRHGDSFIMFVTWDKDGKVRSESIQPFGSATTRPNSPHYNDQAPLFVAHKLKPVLFDPAALKASGARFYRP, encoded by the coding sequence ATGCTGCGACGGATTTTGCTGGGGTTCCTGCTGCTGCTGGTCGTTACCGCTGCATCGCTTGCTCTCTGGGAGCCGCTGACCGCCGAGGCGCCCGCCGCGCCCGCTTTCAAACCGACCGACGTTCGCATCGCGCGCGACAAATTCGGCGTGCCGCATATTTTCGGCAAGACCGATGCCGACGTCGCTTACGGCGTTGCCTATGCGCATTCCGAGGATGATTTTGCGACCTTGCAGGAAGTGCTCGCAATGACGCGCGGCCGCGCGGGCGCGATACTCGGCGAGGATGGCGCGAAGATCGATTATGCCGAGGCGCTGCTGGGTGTCCGCGCGACCTCGGCGCGCGACTGGCCGCGACTGCCCGCCGACGTGCGGGCGCTGTTCACCGCTTATGCGGCGGGGCTCAACCATTATGCCGACAAACATCCGGGCGAGGTGCGGCTGTCGGGGCTGTTCCCTGTGACCGGCGAGGATGTCGTCGCGGGATTCGTGTTGCGCTCGCCCTTCTTCTTCGGGCTCGATTCGGTGCTCGGTTCGCTCGTCGAGGATAAGGCTTTGAGCCGCGAGGGTGGCCCGGCGCTCGATGCGACGGGAAAGCTCGTCCCGCGCGAATTGACCCCGGTTGGTACCGATCCCGCCAACAATGGGTCGAACGGCATGGCGGTCGCGCCCGCGCGCTCGACCGATGGTGCGACGCGGCTTGTGTCGAACTCGCACCAGCCGTGGACGGGGGGCGTCGCCTGGTACGAACTCGTCGTCCATTCGGGCGAAGGGTGGGATTTCGCGGGCGCCAATTTCCCCGGCTCGCCCTATCCCTTCCTCGGCCACAATAAATATCTCGGCTGGACGAACACGGTGAACCGGCCCGACCTGATCGACGTCTATAAGCTCACGCTCGACGAAAGCGGCGAAAAATACCGCTTCGACGGCGCATGGCGCCCGCTCGAGGAAAAGCGCATCTGGCTGAAGGTCAAGGTCGGCCCGTTCGTGCTGCCGATCCCGCGCACCATCTATCGTTCGGTCCACGGGCCGGTGGTGAAAAATGAAAAGGGCGCGTTCGCGATCCGCTATGCGGGGATCGATCAGGCGAATATGGTCACCCAATATTACCGGCTGAACAAGGCGAAGGATTTTGCCGAATGGCGCGCGGCGATGGCGGGGCAGGGCGTGCCCGCGACCAATTTCATCTACGCCGATGCCAAGGGCAATATCGGGCTTTTCTATAATGCGATGTTCCCCGACCGGCCGGCGGGGTTCAACTGGCGCGGCGTGCTGCCCGGTGACACCTCGGCCGATCTGTGGACGAAGACGCTACCGTTCGACCGCGTGCCCGCGCTGGTCAATCCGCGTTCGGGCTATGTGATGAACGCCAATAACACGCCGTGGGTCGCGGCCGGGCCGGGCGACGAACTCGACGCCGCCGCTTTCTCGCCCTTGCTCGGGATCGAGGACGATATGACCAATCGCGCGACGCGGCTGATCGAGCTGTTCGAGGCGTCGGGGCAGATCGACGCGGCGCGGCTGCGGGCGATCAAATATGACACGGCCTATGCGAAGACGGGCTATGCCAAGGCGTGGATGAACCGGCTGCTCGCGCTCGATACGAAGGATGATCCGGCGCTGGCGCAGGCGCAGAGGCTGCTGCGCGAATGGGACTGGAACCTCGACGGCCGGGGCAAGGGCGACGCGCTGGCGCTGATGGTGCTGCGCCCCGCGAACGGCCGCCATTACCAGCGCCGCGCCGCGCCCGATCCGCGCACCGTGCTGAAAGAGACGGTCGCGCATTTGCAGGAATATTTCGGCGGGCTCGATCCGAAGCTCGGCACCGTGCTGCGGCTGCGGCACGGCGAGGGCGCGAACCGCGTCGACCTGCCGCTCGATGGCGGCAACGATACGGTGCGCGCCTCGACGCTGTGGGACGCGGAGCCCGACGGGCGGTTGAAGGTCCGCCACGGCGACAGCTTCATCATGTTCGTGACGTGGGACAAGGACGGCAAGGTCCGCTCCGAATCGATCCAGCCCTTCGGGTCGGCGACGACGCGGCCGAACAGCCCCCATTATAATGATCAGGCGCCGCTGTTTGTCGCCCACAAGTTGAAACCCGTGTTGTTCGATCCGGCGGCGCTGAAGGCCAGCGGGGCGCGATTCTATCGGCCTTGA
- a CDS encoding leucyl aminopeptidase, whose product MKYLLLSACLSLALAPAALAQTVTGSGIVPATAANSAERAIGFAANAPAGAALVVVMTDAVLPPLDGVALSAAERQAVGAAIASASFDGKAGSTLSLRGIGAHPRILLVGAGATPSSLALAEVGGKAAQELKDEAQPVTIAGAFGDTSAADVAYGFALGQYRFDRYKTVDKKAPPTGAVTFVGADPSGAEAAFTGRWKPLAEGVRLSRDLANEPANVIYPESFVAETRKAFARVAGVSIEVLDEAAMRKLGMGTLVGVGQGSPRGSRLLLVRYRGADSPDAPTAFVGKGITFDSGGLSLKPGAGMGNMKGDMSGAASVMGAIVSLAKSRAPVHVVGVAALAENMPDGNAQRPGDVTRTMSGKTIEMVNADAEGRLVLADANEYVAKTYKPKAIVNIATLTGAVVGALDNSYAGLFARDEALAARLIAAGAASGEELWRLPLHKDYAERMKSDIADIRNSATGQGPGASLGAHFIGFFVDEGTPWAHLDIAGVNRSEKATSLVPKGMTGFGVRLLDQLARSE is encoded by the coding sequence ATGAAATACCTGCTCCTTTCCGCTTGCCTGTCGCTCGCCCTCGCGCCCGCCGCGCTAGCGCAAACCGTCACGGGCTCGGGCATCGTTCCGGCGACCGCGGCGAACAGCGCCGAGCGCGCCATCGGCTTTGCCGCGAACGCTCCCGCAGGCGCTGCGCTCGTCGTCGTGATGACCGACGCGGTGCTGCCGCCGCTCGACGGCGTCGCACTGAGCGCCGCCGAGCGGCAGGCGGTCGGCGCCGCGATCGCGTCGGCGAGCTTCGACGGCAAGGCCGGTTCGACCTTGTCTTTGCGCGGCATCGGCGCGCATCCGCGCATCCTTCTCGTCGGGGCGGGCGCGACGCCCTCGTCGCTCGCGCTTGCCGAAGTCGGCGGCAAGGCGGCACAGGAACTCAAGGACGAAGCGCAACCGGTGACGATCGCGGGCGCCTTTGGCGACACAAGTGCAGCCGACGTCGCCTATGGCTTCGCGCTCGGTCAATATCGCTTCGACCGCTACAAGACCGTCGACAAAAAGGCGCCGCCGACGGGCGCGGTGACTTTCGTCGGTGCCGATCCGTCAGGCGCCGAAGCCGCCTTTACGGGCCGCTGGAAACCGCTCGCCGAAGGTGTGCGCCTGTCGCGCGACCTCGCCAACGAGCCGGCGAACGTCATCTATCCCGAAAGCTTCGTGGCCGAAACGCGCAAGGCCTTCGCCCGCGTCGCGGGCGTCAGCATCGAGGTGCTCGACGAAGCCGCCATGCGCAAGCTGGGTATGGGCACGCTCGTCGGCGTCGGCCAGGGCAGCCCACGTGGGTCGCGCCTGCTGCTGGTGCGCTATCGCGGCGCCGATTCGCCCGATGCACCCACTGCCTTCGTCGGCAAAGGCATCACCTTTGATTCGGGCGGCCTGTCGCTGAAACCGGGTGCCGGGATGGGCAATATGAAGGGCGATATGTCGGGCGCCGCATCAGTGATGGGTGCTATCGTCTCGCTCGCCAAATCGCGCGCGCCGGTGCATGTCGTTGGCGTCGCGGCGCTCGCCGAGAATATGCCCGACGGCAACGCGCAGCGACCGGGCGACGTCACTCGTACGATGTCGGGCAAGACGATCGAAATGGTCAATGCAGATGCCGAAGGGCGCCTCGTCCTCGCCGACGCCAATGAATATGTTGCCAAGACGTATAAACCCAAGGCGATCGTCAACATCGCGACCCTTACCGGCGCGGTCGTCGGCGCGCTCGACAACAGCTATGCAGGCCTCTTCGCGCGCGATGAGGCGCTCGCGGCGCGCCTCATCGCCGCCGGCGCCGCGAGCGGCGAGGAACTGTGGCGCCTGCCGCTCCACAAGGATTATGCCGAGCGGATGAAGTCTGACATCGCCGACATCCGCAACTCCGCCACCGGACAGGGCCCGGGCGCGAGCCTTGGAGCGCATTTCATCGGCTTCTTCGTCGACGAGGGGACCCCTTGGGCGCATCTCGACATCGCGGGGGTCAACCGTTCGGAGAAAGCCACGTCGCTCGTCCCCAAGGGCATGACCGGCTTCGGTGTGCGCCTACTCGATCAATTGGCGCGCAGCGAATAG
- the clpB gene encoding ATP-dependent chaperone ClpB, translated as MNLEKFTDRAKGFLQAAQTIAIRMNHQRISPEHIAKALLEDNEGMAVGLIAKSGGDAARAVQGIDALLAKVPAVSGSGAQQTPGLDNDAVRLLDQAEQVASKAGDGYVTVERLLLAMALSAPTPVGKAFADAGVKADALNAAINELRGGRTADTASAEDRYEALKKFARDLTEVAREGKLDPVIGRDEEIRRTVQILARRTKNNPVLIGEPGVGKTAIAEGLALRIVNGDVPDSLKDRRLLSLDMGALIAGAKYRGEFEERLKGVLDDVKAAEGEIILFIDEMHTLVGAGKGEGAMDASNLLKPALARGELHCIGATTLDEYRKHVEKDPALQRRFQPVFVGEPTVEDSISILRGLKEKYELHHGVRITDAAIVAAATLSNRYISDRFLPDKAIDLMDEAASRIRMEVESKPEEIETLDRRIIQMKIEESALSKESDAASKDRLAALRAELANLEQQSAGLTQKWHAEKEKIHAEAKIKEELDAARSALDQAQRAGDLAKAGELSYGTIPSLEKQLADAEAAAGNAMLREEVTADDIAAVVSKWTGIPVDRMMEGEREKLLGMEGTLTQRVIGQDKAVRAVSTAVRRARAGLQDPNRPLGSFLFLGPTGVGKTELTKALARFLFDDDNAMVRIDMSEFMEKHSVARLVGAPPGYVGYEEGGTLTEAVRRRPYQVVLFDEVEKAHPDVFNILLQVLDDGRLTDGQGRTVDFTNTLIILTSNLGSQAIAALPDDAPVEQAEPAVMEVVRAHFRPEFLNRLDEIVLFNRLAQQHMGGIVDIQVARVQKLLADRKVTLDLTDAARAWLGRVGYDPVYGARPLKRAVQKYLQDPLADLILKGEVKDGQAIKVDEGDGALVLLPT; from the coding sequence ATGAACCTCGAAAAATTTACCGACCGCGCCAAGGGCTTTTTGCAAGCCGCCCAGACGATTGCGATCCGCATGAATCACCAGCGGATTTCGCCCGAACATATCGCCAAGGCGCTGCTCGAAGACAATGAAGGCATGGCCGTCGGCCTGATCGCGAAGAGCGGCGGCGACGCCGCGCGCGCGGTCCAGGGCATCGACGCGCTGCTCGCCAAGGTTCCCGCCGTGTCGGGATCGGGCGCTCAGCAGACGCCGGGCCTCGACAATGACGCGGTGCGCCTGCTCGACCAGGCGGAACAAGTGGCGTCCAAGGCGGGTGACGGCTATGTCACCGTCGAACGGCTACTGCTCGCGATGGCGCTTTCGGCGCCCACTCCGGTAGGCAAGGCCTTTGCCGATGCCGGCGTGAAGGCCGATGCGCTTAACGCCGCGATCAACGAATTGCGCGGCGGCCGCACCGCCGACACGGCCTCGGCCGAAGACCGTTATGAGGCGCTCAAGAAATTCGCACGCGACCTCACCGAAGTCGCGCGCGAGGGCAAGCTCGATCCCGTCATCGGCCGCGACGAGGAAATCCGCCGCACCGTGCAGATCCTCGCCCGCCGGACCAAGAACAACCCCGTCCTCATCGGCGAGCCCGGCGTCGGCAAGACCGCAATCGCCGAAGGGCTGGCGCTGCGCATCGTCAACGGCGACGTGCCCGACAGTTTGAAGGACCGCCGCCTGCTGTCACTCGACATGGGCGCGCTGATCGCGGGCGCCAAATATCGCGGCGAGTTCGAGGAGCGGCTCAAAGGCGTGCTCGACGATGTGAAGGCCGCCGAGGGCGAGATCATCCTGTTCATCGACGAGATGCACACGCTCGTCGGCGCGGGCAAGGGCGAGGGCGCGATGGATGCGTCGAACCTGCTCAAGCCCGCACTCGCACGCGGCGAACTCCATTGCATCGGAGCGACGACGCTCGACGAATATCGCAAGCATGTCGAAAAAGACCCCGCGCTGCAGCGGCGCTTCCAGCCGGTCTTCGTCGGCGAGCCGACGGTCGAGGATTCGATCTCGATCCTCCGCGGTCTCAAGGAAAAATACGAGCTGCACCACGGCGTGCGGATCACCGATGCGGCGATCGTCGCCGCGGCAACGCTGTCGAACCGCTATATCTCCGACCGCTTCCTGCCCGACAAGGCGATCGACCTGATGGACGAGGCCGCGAGCCGCATCCGCATGGAGGTCGAATCGAAGCCCGAGGAGATCGAGACGCTCGACCGCCGCATCATCCAGATGAAGATCGAGGAATCAGCGCTGTCGAAGGAAAGCGACGCCGCGTCGAAGGACCGGCTCGCGGCGTTGCGCGCCGAACTCGCCAATCTGGAGCAGCAATCGGCGGGCCTGACGCAGAAGTGGCACGCCGAAAAGGAGAAGATCCACGCCGAGGCCAAGATCAAGGAAGAACTCGACGCCGCGCGATCGGCGCTCGATCAGGCGCAGCGCGCCGGCGACCTGGCAAAGGCGGGCGAGCTCAGCTACGGCACGATCCCCAGCCTCGAAAAGCAGCTCGCCGACGCCGAAGCCGCAGCGGGCAATGCGATGCTGCGTGAAGAAGTCACCGCCGACGACATCGCCGCGGTGGTCAGCAAATGGACCGGCATCCCTGTCGACCGGATGATGGAAGGCGAGCGCGAGAAATTGCTCGGTATGGAAGGCACGCTGACGCAGCGCGTGATCGGCCAGGACAAGGCCGTCCGCGCCGTGTCGACCGCTGTGCGCCGCGCGCGCGCCGGTCTGCAGGACCCGAACCGCCCGCTCGGCAGCTTCCTCTTCCTCGGCCCCACGGGGGTCGGCAAGACCGAGCTGACCAAGGCGCTCGCGCGGTTCCTGTTCGACGACGACAATGCGATGGTCCGCATCGACATGTCCGAATTCATGGAAAAGCACAGCGTCGCGCGGCTCGTCGGCGCGCCCCCGGGTTATGTCGGTTACGAAGAGGGCGGCACGCTGACCGAAGCGGTGCGGCGCCGGCCGTATCAGGTCGTGCTGTTCGACGAGGTCGAGAAAGCGCATCCCGACGTGTTCAACATCCTCCTGCAGGTGCTCGACGACGGGCGCCTGACCGACGGGCAGGGGCGCACGGTCGATTTCACCAACACGCTGATCATCCTGACCTCGAACCTCGGCAGCCAGGCGATCGCGGCGCTCCCCGACGATGCACCGGTCGAACAGGCGGAGCCTGCCGTCATGGAAGTGGTGCGCGCGCATTTCCGGCCCGAGTTCCTTAACCGGCTCGACGAGATCGTGCTCTTCAATCGGCTGGCGCAGCAACATATGGGCGGCATTGTCGATATTCAGGTCGCGCGCGTCCAGAAATTGCTCGCCGATCGCAAGGTGACGCTCGACCTCACCGATGCCGCGCGCGCGTGGCTCGGCCGCGTCGGTTACGATCCGGTCTATGGTGCCCGGCCATTGAAACGCGCGGTGCAGAAATATCTGCAGGACCCGCTCGCCGACCTGATCCTGAAGGGCGAGGTCAAGGACGGACAGGCGATCAAGGTCGACGAAGGCGACGGGGCGCTGGTGCTGCTCCCCACCTGA